One stretch of Prunus persica cultivar Lovell chromosome G1, Prunus_persica_NCBIv2, whole genome shotgun sequence DNA includes these proteins:
- the LOC18792856 gene encoding protein NLP9, whose product MEYPFSPKEKGSDHWASSRAQVENLGSLDVGTRNSISEDMFNNISELMNFDTYAGWCSPAAMDQISASFGVPSCPSVTYAPLDALNFAEQNGEALPGTEGGETFNVGGSSFSCEDKIVFQQMDTPQFGVSTDSHDANDLAAKLNNGSFQQNNVMDVGKYMISRPPGLSLNEKMLKALSLFKESSGGGILAQLWVPVKYGDHYLLSTCEQPYLLDHILAGYREVSRTFTFPAEEKQGSILGLPGRVFVSKVPEWTSDVSYYNKAEYLRVDHAVNHQVRGSIALPVFNFDSEMSCCAVLELVSTKEKPNFDTEMEIVCNALQAVNLRTTVPPRLLPQCLSMNQRAALTEITDVLRAVCHAHILPLALTWIPCCYSEGDDDEIRRVRVRGGITNSNEKSILCIEETACYVNDRTMQGFVHACVEHHLEEGEGIAGKALQSNHPFFLHDVKVYDIYEYPLVHHARKYGLNAAVAIRLRSTYTGDDDYILEFFLPVNVKGSSEQQLLLNNLSGTMQKMCKSLRTVSDAELAGVQGSNTGVQKGPIPNSPQQRNSQTTSSDSELNSIENMPSDVFNRRNGGIKAENPREQAPGSRRQMEKKRSTAEKNVSLSVLQQYFSGSLKDAAKSIGVCPTTLKRICRQHGISRWPSRKINKVNRSLKKIQTVLDSVQGVEGGLKYDPSTGGFVATGSIIQEFDAQKSRLFPEKSLPVQNSELVTQDPVPVPSVSCNTGESLAIKLEEGGCCIPTSHEEGVKKQNILLMPQRDSKPIAIEGNKWGHSKNSLKLENSDCHFVSQSSSSLAAADDMDTGVDGDDGIVEYNQHTSSSMTDSTNCSGSTLRSSSSQSFEEQKQPNMNASSIENGSKIIVKATYKEDTIRFKFDPSVGCFQLYEEVAKRLKLQNGTFQLKYLDDEEEWVMLVSDADLRECLEILDDIGTRSVKFMVRDTPFGVGSSGSSNCFLAGGL is encoded by the exons ATGGAATACCCCTTTTCACCTAAAGAGAAAGGGAGTGATCATTGGGCATCTTCCAGAGCTCAGGTGGAGAATTTGGGATCACTTGATGTTGGAACAAGGAACTCGATTTCAGAGGATATGTTTAATAACATTTCTGAGCTTAtgaattttgatacttatgCTGGATGGTGCAGTCCAGCAGCAATGGATCAGATTTCAGCCTCTTTTGGCGTGCCATCATGTCCATCAGTGACCTATGCGCCTTTGGACGCCTTGAACTTTGCAGAACAGAATGGTGAGGCATTGCCTGGGACCGAAGGTGGCGAAACTTTTAATGTGGGGGGAAGTTCTTTCAGTTGTGAAGACAAAATTGTGTTTCAGCAAATGGACACCCCCCAATTTGGGGTTTCAACTGATTCCCACGATGCTAATGACTTGGCTGCCAAGCTAAATAATGGTTCTTTTCAACAGAATAATGTCATGGATGTGGGGAAATATATGATCTCTAGGCCACCTGGATTGTCACTTAATGAGAAAATGCTTAAGGCACTGTCGTTGTTTAAAGAGTCTTCTGGTGGGGGTATTTTGGCGCAATTATGGGTTCCCGTGAAGTATGGTGATCACTACTTGTTAAGCACTTGTGAGCAACCCTATTTGCTTGACCATATTCTTGCAGGGTATCGTGAAGTGTCAAGGACGTTTACATTCCCTGCAGAAGAAAAACAGGGTTCTATCCTGGGCCTTCCTGGGCGTGTATTTGTCTCCAAAGTTCCAGAGTGGACTTCAGATGTTAGTTATTACAATAAGGCTGAGTACCTGCGGGTGGATCATGCAGTTAATCATCAAGTCCGTGGATCAATTGCCTTAccagttttcaattttgactCAGAAATGTCATGCTGTGCTGTGTTGGAGCTTGTCAGTACAAAAGAGAAACCCAATTTTGATACAGAGATGGAAATAGTTTGCAATGCACTACAG GCTGTGAATTTGAGGACCACGGTGCCTCCTCGACTTCTTCCCCAG TGCCTCTCAATGAACCAAAGAGCTGCTTTAACTGAAATAACTGATGTCTTACGAGCTGTTTGCCATGCACATATATTGCCATTGGCTCTGACCTGGATTCCTTGTTGCTACTCTGAGGGTGATGACGATGAAATTAGAAGAGTACGTGTCAGAGGGGGTATTACAAATTCAAATGAGAAATCCATTCTATGCATTGAGGAAACAGCTTGTTATGTAAATGATAGAACGATGCAAGGCTTTGTGCATGCATGTGTAGAACATCATCTTGAGGAAGGGGAAGGAATTGCTGGGAAAGCACTTCAATCAAATCATCCCTTCTTCCTTCATGATGTTAAGGTGTATGATATTTATGAATATCCACTCGTTCATCATGCACGCAAGTATGGTTTGAATGCCGCTGTTGCAATCAGGCTAAGGAGCACCTACACTGGTGATGATGACTATATATTAGAGTTTTTTCTCCCTGTCAACGTGAAGGGGAGCTCAGAACAGCAACTTTTGTTAAACAACCTTTCGGGTACCATGCAGAAAATGTGTAAGAGTTTAAGGACAGTTTCAGATGCAGAATTAGCTGGGGTACAAGGCTCCAACACTGGGGTTCAGAAAGGGCCGATCCCCAATAGCCCACAACAGAGAAATTCTCAGACAACATCATCAGATAGTGAATTGAATTCAATTGAGAATATGCCCTCCGATGTATTTAATAGAAGAAATGGGGGAATCAAAGCAGAGAATCCCCGTGAACAG GCACCTGGATCAAGAAGGCAGATGGAGAAAAAGCGAAGTACAGCGGAGAAAAATGTGAGCTTGAGTGTTCTACAGCAATACTTCTCTGGAAGTCTCAAGGATGCTGCTAAGAGCATTGGGG TCTGCCCCACTACGCTAAAGAGGATCTGCAGACAACATGGGATCTCTAGATGGCCATctcgtaaaataaataaggtgAACCGTTCattgaagaaaatacaaaCTGTGCTTGATTCTGTTCAGGGGGTTGAGGGAGGATTGAAGTATGACCCAAGTACTGGTGGGTTTGTAGCAACAGGGTCCATCATCCAAGAATTTGATGCTCAGAAAAGTCGTTTATTCCCTGAGAAGAGCCTGCCTGTTCAAAATTCTGAGCTAGTTACCCAAGATCCAGTTCCAGTACCTTCAGTGTCTTGCAATACTGGTGAGAGTTTGGCAATTAAGTTGGAAGAGGGTGGGTGTTGTATTCCAACTTCTCACGAGGAAGGGGTAAAGAAACAGAATATTCTTCTTATGCCTCAAAGGGACTCCAAGCCAATTGCAATAGAAGGAAATAAATGGGGTCACAGCAAGAACAGTCTAAAATTAGAGAATTCTGACTGTCACTTTGTGTCCCAAAGCTCAAGCTCCTTGGCTGCTGCTGATGATATGGACACGGGAGTCGACGGGGATGATGGGATTGTCGAATATAACCAGCATACTTCTTCGAGCATGACGGATTCAACAAATTGCTCTGGTTCAACTCTGCGCTCATCAAGTTCTCAGAGCTTTGAGGAGCAAAAGCAACCAAACATGAACGCAAGCAGCATTGAGAATGGGTCAAAAATAATTGTGAAAGCTACTTATAAAGAAGATACGATCAGGTTCAAGTTTGACCCTTCTGTTGGGTGCTTTCAACTGTATGAAGAGGTTGCAAAGAGGCTGAAGTTGCAAAATGGGACATTCCAGCTCAAGTATTTGGACGATGAAGAGGAATGGGTGATGCTAGTGAGCGATGCAGATTTGCGGGAGTGCCTTGAAATATTGGATGACATTGGGACACGTAGTGTGAAGTTCATGGTACGTGATACACCTTTTGGTGTCGGTAGTTCTGGCAGTAGCAATTGTTTCTTGGCAGGGGGCTTATAA
- the LOC109946674 gene encoding uncharacterized protein LOC109946674 produces the protein MLTYRCSAYSTDEYYRLGEFTALECLQKFCFVIEARYGQWYLRSPNPADLYRLLHKVSRRGFPGMLGSLDCMHWEWKNCLTAWVCQFTSYKHKPTVVLEVVASYDTWIWHAFFGATGLNNDINVVACSPLINDVVNGVSPHIQYVVNGNEYNLGYYLADGIYPR, from the coding sequence ATGCTCACATATAGATGCTCGGCATACTCCACCGATGAGTACTATAGATTGGGTGAATTTACAGCCCTTGAATGTTTGCAAAAGTTTTGTTTCGTTATTGAAGCCAGGTATGGCCAGTGGTACCTCCGTTCCCCAAATCCGGCCGACCTATACAGGCTCTTGCATAAGGTTAGTCGTAGAGGATTCCCAGGCATGTTAGGCAGTCTTGACTGCATGCATTGGGAATGGAAGAACTGCCTTACTGCTTGGGTATGCCAGTTTACCAGCTACAAGCATAAGCCAACTGTCGTTCTAGAGGTAGTGGCCTCGTATGACACTTGGATATGGCATGCATTTTTTGGAGCCACCGGATTGAACAACGATATCAACGTCGTAGCTTGTTCCCCTTTGATCAATGATGTAGTCAATGGAGTGTCTCCTCATATCCAATATGTTGTCAATGGAAATGAATACAATCTGGGTTATTACTTGGCTGATGGTATCTACCCTCGTTAG